One Chloroherpetonaceae bacterium DNA segment encodes these proteins:
- a CDS encoding PorV/PorQ family protein has translation MTRQNELQLSAFRIHSLRCFLLLFTSFFPNLLLAQSGGLSFLGLGNGAQEEARGNTGTASSIGAAANYYNPARLNSGENSEVLFTHNLWIFDTQSSFVAISAKGEESAFGASFQWFTVGDIPVRTIASENPVGFFTAQSAALSVSYARDMAEGFSIALTGKVLYEKLFVDDAMGAAFDISASYAVTPLFQLGASLQNIGWMSPLAGESSQMPTQIRLGASYRIPLASLKSSILFEANSITNLSLLLTDNVTPNSGSLNRTPNQVMLGSEFNYDNIFSVRAGYQFIQTARTLSFGVGIGLKPFQIDYAVIPFSESLGTANMLSVRFLY, from the coding sequence GTGACGCGTCAAAACGAACTTCAATTGTCAGCATTTCGAATTCACTCGCTTCGGTGTTTTCTTCTACTTTTCACTTCATTTTTTCCGAATCTTCTCTTAGCGCAAAGTGGCGGACTTTCATTTCTTGGGCTTGGTAACGGCGCTCAAGAAGAAGCAAGAGGCAATACCGGAACCGCCTCATCGATTGGGGCAGCTGCAAATTATTACAATCCTGCTCGGCTCAATTCAGGTGAAAATTCAGAGGTTCTTTTCACTCATAACTTATGGATTTTTGATACACAGTCGAGCTTTGTAGCGATTTCCGCAAAAGGTGAAGAATCGGCTTTTGGCGCATCGTTTCAGTGGTTTACCGTTGGTGATATTCCTGTTCGCACAATTGCCAGTGAAAATCCTGTTGGTTTTTTTACCGCGCAAAGTGCTGCACTTTCGGTTTCTTATGCTCGGGATATGGCGGAGGGATTTTCAATTGCCTTAACCGGAAAGGTGCTTTATGAAAAGTTATTTGTTGATGATGCAATGGGTGCAGCATTTGATATCTCTGCTTCCTACGCCGTTACTCCTCTGTTTCAACTTGGGGCTTCACTACAAAATATCGGGTGGATGTCGCCGCTTGCCGGAGAATCATCTCAAATGCCAACACAGATTCGGCTTGGGGCCTCCTATCGAATTCCACTGGCTTCGCTAAAAAGTTCAATTCTTTTTGAAGCGAATTCCATTACCAATCTTTCCCTTTTACTGACTGACAATGTTACTCCAAATTCCGGTAGTTTGAATCGCACACCGAATCAAGTTATGTTGGGTTCGGAATTTAACTATGATAACATCTTTTCTGTTCGTGCAGGATATCAATTCATTCAAACGGCACGGACGCTTTCATTTGGTGTAGGCATTGGCTTAAAACCTTTTCAAATCGATTATGCCGTTATCCCGTTTAGTGAAAGCTTAGGGACTGCCAATATGCTTTCTGTCCGTTTCCTTTATTAA
- a CDS encoding AP2/ERF family transcription factor: MTLPKGIKILETPNPESEGGSILYGYAVTINRNGKDYRKQFSVKKMKTKEKALEAALSFYNRMMETLPPKIVKPFAAFHSRNQTGVIGVRRFCNERQKGDKIYKDEAYRATVYIAPYKQISKRFSIGKHGEEKAFLLAIEWREEKIQEQLDKYTSIVDPEAMSQWKAEFEKQKLDARRYKSLLPEDIKRAESSAEGQPS, from the coding sequence ATGACGCTGCCAAAAGGGATCAAAATTCTTGAAACCCCAAATCCAGAGTCTGAAGGAGGAAGTATCCTTTACGGCTATGCTGTTACGATTAATCGTAATGGAAAAGATTACCGTAAACAATTTTCCGTCAAAAAGATGAAGACCAAAGAAAAGGCGCTTGAAGCCGCCCTTTCTTTTTACAATAGAATGATGGAAACGCTTCCGCCAAAAATTGTAAAACCCTTTGCTGCCTTCCACTCTCGCAATCAAACCGGGGTTATAGGGGTTCGCAGATTTTGTAATGAACGGCAAAAGGGCGATAAGATTTACAAAGACGAAGCCTATCGAGCGACGGTTTACATTGCGCCCTATAAACAAATCTCAAAGCGATTTTCCATCGGTAAGCACGGTGAAGAAAAGGCTTTCCTTTTAGCCATTGAGTGGCGCGAAGAAAAGATTCAAGAGCAGTTGGATAAATATACTTCGATAGTTGACCCGGAGGCTATGTCGCAATGGAAGGCTGAATTTGAAAAACAAAAGCTTGATGCAAGAAGATATAAATCGCTTTTGCCGGAAGATATCAAACGGGCCGAATCATCGGCTGAAGGCCAACCCTCGTAA
- a CDS encoding response regulator transcription factor, which produces MKKKPSIRIAIADDHRLVRDGIKSLLHQNERIEIIGEAEDGEAAAKIAEIKKPEIFLLDISMPVLNGLEALKAIRILSPNTRVLMLSMHEEPEYIIKSLKLGASGYLLKSVEEKELRHAIEEVYLGKIYLQSGIAQGVLERMTKAQEGEEKLTPPEVPALSSRERQVLEGIVSGLSAKQIATKLFISPRTVEVHRANISRKLGAQNTAELVKIAIQFGLIES; this is translated from the coding sequence ATGAAAAAGAAACCTTCAATTCGCATCGCTATCGCCGATGACCATCGGCTTGTACGTGACGGTATTAAATCGTTGCTACACCAAAATGAGCGTATCGAAATTATTGGAGAAGCTGAAGACGGCGAAGCCGCGGCAAAGATTGCAGAAATCAAAAAGCCGGAAATTTTTTTACTTGATATTTCGATGCCTGTATTAAATGGTTTAGAGGCTCTTAAAGCCATTCGAATTCTTTCACCAAACACAAGAGTTTTAATGCTATCGATGCACGAAGAGCCCGAGTATATCATTAAAAGCCTTAAGCTTGGTGCGAGCGGTTATTTGCTAAAAAGTGTTGAAGAAAAGGAGTTAAGGCATGCGATTGAAGAAGTTTATCTCGGTAAAATCTATCTGCAATCGGGTATTGCTCAAGGGGTTTTAGAGCGAATGACAAAAGCGCAAGAAGGTGAAGAAAAATTAACCCCTCCAGAAGTGCCGGCGTTATCTTCAAGAGAGCGGCAGGTTTTGGAAGGAATCGTTTCGGGTCTCTCGGCCAAACAAATTGCAACAAAGCTTTTCATAAGCCCACGAACGGTTGAAGTTCACCGCGCCAATATTTCAAGAAAACTTGGGGCACAGAATACGGCTGAATTGGTTAAGATTGCCATTCAATTCGGGTTGATAGAGTCGTGA
- a CDS encoding thioesterase family protein: MARIKIEFPEKVVFQTQLDIRITDLNFAGHVGNDKFMSLVHEARAQFFKAHGWSELNVEGVGIALADTAIVFKRELFYGDSLLVELMLGGFSPVGCDIFYRLIHVDSGREAAHAKTAIVFFNYSERKIAPMPAAFGDRFM, from the coding sequence ATGGCGAGAATAAAAATTGAGTTTCCGGAAAAGGTGGTGTTTCAAACCCAATTGGATATTCGAATCACCGACCTAAACTTCGCCGGGCATGTCGGGAATGATAAGTTTATGTCGCTTGTGCATGAAGCTCGCGCACAATTCTTTAAGGCACACGGGTGGAGCGAATTGAATGTCGAGGGTGTGGGAATTGCGCTTGCAGATACGGCAATCGTTTTCAAGCGCGAACTTTTCTATGGCGATTCGCTTCTCGTTGAACTAATGTTAGGCGGGTTTTCGCCTGTCGGTTGCGATATTTTCTACCGCCTCATTCATGTTGACTCCGGTCGCGAAGCCGCGCATGCCAAAACGGCAATTGTATTTTTCAACTACAGCGAGCGAAAAATTGCCCCGATGCCCGCAGCCTTTGGTGATCGCTTTATGTAA
- a CDS encoding YceI family protein yields the protein MHGTRLTFHTAVFFAFSLILFCTASSTVEGRNETVKLKAKQATSSITYSLSHPLHKIEATSREFYCEAEENLERKQLERVSFVADVSTFDSGNSNRDSHAMEVIDALTYPEVRFSSTALTPLGTNSAEVIYNAEGILQFHGVENPVRFRASASATDMGWKVKGTAAIRLTDFKVERPTLFAIPVSDSLYFSFQIDFAR from the coding sequence ATGCACGGAACCCGACTTACTTTTCACACGGCAGTTTTCTTTGCCTTCTCCCTTATCCTCTTTTGCACAGCGTCATCAACGGTTGAAGGAAGAAATGAAACCGTGAAACTCAAAGCCAAACAAGCGACATCATCGATAACTTATTCACTTTCGCACCCACTGCATAAGATTGAAGCAACTTCTCGGGAGTTTTACTGCGAAGCCGAAGAGAATTTAGAAAGGAAGCAGTTAGAGCGCGTTTCGTTTGTTGCCGATGTTTCAACTTTTGATAGTGGCAACAGTAACCGCGATTCCCACGCAATGGAAGTCATTGATGCCCTGACCTACCCGGAGGTACGATTTTCAAGCACTGCCCTCACCCCACTTGGGACGAATTCCGCTGAAGTGATTTACAATGCCGAAGGCATCTTGCAATTTCACGGGGTAGAAAATCCCGTTCGTTTCCGCGCTTCTGCGTCAGCCACGGATATGGGTTGGAAGGTTAAAGGAACAGCCGCCATTCGCCTCACGGACTTTAAGGTTGAGCGACCTACGCTTTTCGCTATTCCTGTCAGCGATTCTCTATATTTCTCCTTTCAAATTGATTTCGCTCGCTAA
- a CDS encoding glycosyltransferase family 39 protein, producing MISRQRHPLITLLLNLSFPNKLSIFLFISFLFYATFSLSLQEIQPFDEGYYALRAAAIAANPTNLSLWISQEAFSIKGFYSASHPPLMIWMMTISVLILGESEFALRLPMWICFLGSGIFLVRILFISVLTEERDQLPEFVGWSLLLFFLTPFAFWFGKSAMLESGAMLFSISQVYFYLCYEQKEQMKSLILSGICLGLGLLSKSLVCFFPAFAILIHGIFFTERSHTLQRRFIDLVLFFSIGIFIGGSWLLANQAYDPDFFVQFFKHYFSERMLINQTGAIQHSGYFYYVNLFAVRFPLAFLSLFWFFRFFKDPPLQTPFRKFLLAWVMIPFVILTLSSTKLLWYGLIIFPPMVLITAESVLWLIEHKRIFPALLFLLPVLMWSFFQPLAAFRSIDAFQYFIQSNQFLGVAGLIAFCLALYFSKRIADGSQHRSMLRMVLLVVLMLWSYTTSLNGLSLIRLFGGMKEITRVINTEKIEMLLYVTEERKISVQGGINPQRTYYWRGNDPQQTNMPLPNAARFHCTTIGIASFAFMDYDINLKMDTMISKPFAVIVEKPSDEEVRYQLSLVLPHFEKLNNQFERKANKRHLKLKSYDLYY from the coding sequence ATGATCTCTCGGCAACGTCACCCTCTGATAACCCTTCTTCTTAACCTTTCTTTTCCCAATAAACTCTCGATTTTTCTTTTCATTTCATTTCTTTTTTACGCCACTTTTTCACTTTCACTTCAAGAGATTCAACCTTTTGATGAAGGCTATTATGCGCTTCGTGCTGCAGCCATTGCCGCCAATCCAACCAATCTCTCGCTCTGGATTTCTCAAGAAGCGTTTAGCATTAAAGGGTTTTACTCGGCCTCGCACCCGCCGCTGATGATTTGGATGATGACAATTTCTGTTTTGATTTTGGGTGAATCTGAATTTGCGCTTCGGCTTCCGATGTGGATCTGTTTTTTAGGATCTGGGATTTTTCTTGTGCGAATTCTATTCATTTCGGTTTTAACCGAAGAGCGAGACCAATTGCCCGAATTCGTCGGATGGAGTTTGCTTCTGTTTTTTTTAACCCCGTTTGCTTTTTGGTTTGGTAAATCGGCGATGCTAGAAAGCGGGGCGATGCTATTTTCGATTTCGCAAGTTTATTTTTATCTCTGCTATGAACAAAAAGAGCAAATGAAATCGCTTATCCTAAGCGGTATTTGCTTAGGGTTAGGGCTTCTCTCGAAAAGTTTAGTTTGTTTTTTCCCTGCCTTTGCCATTTTAATTCACGGAATTTTTTTTACTGAGCGCTCTCACACTTTGCAACGCCGATTCATCGACCTCGTTTTATTTTTTTCGATTGGCATTTTTATCGGAGGCTCTTGGCTATTGGCCAATCAAGCTTATGACCCCGACTTCTTCGTTCAATTTTTCAAGCATTATTTCAGCGAGCGAATGCTTATCAATCAAACCGGAGCGATTCAGCACAGCGGGTATTTTTATTATGTGAACCTCTTTGCCGTTCGATTTCCTTTAGCTTTTCTTTCACTCTTTTGGTTTTTTCGTTTTTTCAAAGACCCACCGCTTCAAACCCCATTTCGGAAGTTCCTTTTGGCTTGGGTAATGATTCCGTTTGTCATTCTTACTTTGAGTTCAACCAAATTGCTGTGGTATGGGTTGATAATTTTTCCACCGATGGTTCTCATTACGGCGGAATCGGTATTGTGGTTAATTGAACACAAACGAATTTTCCCCGCACTTCTCTTTCTTTTGCCAGTGTTGATGTGGTCGTTCTTTCAGCCTTTGGCGGCATTTCGCTCAATTGATGCCTTTCAGTATTTCATTCAATCAAATCAGTTCTTGGGCGTTGCAGGTTTGATTGCGTTTTGTTTAGCACTTTACTTTTCGAAACGAATCGCTGATGGGAGTCAACACCGTTCAATGCTTCGGATGGTTTTGCTTGTCGTGCTTATGCTTTGGAGTTACACGACTTCACTCAATGGGCTATCTCTGATTCGATTATTTGGAGGGATGAAAGAAATCACTCGGGTGATTAATACAGAAAAAATTGAAATGCTGCTGTATGTCACGGAAGAAAGAAAGATTTCGGTTCAAGGCGGGATTAATCCACAACGAACCTATTATTGGCGAGGCAACGACCCTCAGCAAACAAACATGCCTTTACCGAATGCGGCGAGATTTCATTGCACGACTATTGGTATTGCGTCGTTTGCTTTTATGGATTATGATATCAATCTGAAAATGGACACTATGATTTCAAAACCGTTTGCAGTTATCGTGGAAAAACCATCTGATGAAGAAGTGCGTTATCAATTAAGTTTGGTTTTACCTCACTTTGAAAAGCTTAATAATCAATTTGAGCGTAAGGCAAACAAAAGACACTTGAAGCTCAAAAGCTATGACTTATATTACTAA
- a CDS encoding tyrosine-type recombinase/integrase, translating into MSLKLPVTSEMLQEFIDDFLNHFLKSKSLETKGTYRRALREFQRFCAGLTEPLQFQESEIEAYKQYLIQTRGLSEVSISTYLTALRRLMEYLISIGVITENPARQIKASRPSSKPVISYLTEPEVQKLLLIVPTLKVQDRRDRLMIRLMIEAGLTENELAKSLIGDLKKFSTHYVLFLKSNNRRSKEETADISIDLGLELEEYLELRKSSEPESPLFASHSHRVSEATLTTRAIRYRIDHWLKVAGLNREGITPHSLRHTAAYLWIHRDKLSLPEVQRRLRHGMLSTTKNYYKFDDLSATSPSDNPSS; encoded by the coding sequence ATGAGCCTTAAGCTTCCCGTAACTTCAGAAATGCTTCAGGAATTCATTGATGACTTTCTGAATCACTTTCTAAAAAGTAAAAGCCTTGAAACAAAAGGAACATACCGCCGTGCTTTGCGGGAATTTCAACGCTTTTGCGCTGGTCTTACGGAACCGCTTCAATTTCAGGAATCTGAGATAGAAGCGTACAAACAATATTTAATTCAAACACGTGGGCTTTCAGAGGTTTCCATTTCAACTTACCTTACAGCGCTTCGACGGTTGATGGAATATTTAATTTCGATTGGCGTTATTACCGAAAATCCCGCACGGCAAATAAAAGCCTCTCGACCCTCATCAAAACCTGTCATTTCATATTTAACGGAGCCCGAAGTTCAAAAACTTTTGCTTATTGTTCCGACTCTTAAAGTTCAAGACCGACGAGATCGATTAATGATTCGATTGATGATCGAAGCGGGTCTCACAGAAAATGAATTAGCCAAATCATTGATTGGTGACTTGAAGAAGTTTTCGACGCATTATGTTTTGTTCTTGAAATCGAATAACCGCCGGAGCAAAGAAGAAACCGCTGATATTTCGATAGACTTAGGTCTTGAGTTGGAAGAATATCTTGAACTTCGAAAATCGTCTGAACCGGAATCTCCGCTTTTTGCAAGCCATAGCCACCGTGTGAGCGAAGCAACTCTGACCACTCGAGCGATTCGTTACCGCATCGATCATTGGCTAAAAGTGGCAGGATTAAATCGGGAAGGGATTACGCCGCACAGTTTAAGACATACGGCTGCTTATTTGTGGATTCACCGTGATAAATTGTCGCTTCCGGAAGTTCAACGGCGGCTTCGACACGGGATGCTCAGCACGACAAAAAACTACTATAAATTCGATGATCTCTCGGCAACGTCACCCTCTGATAACCCTTCTTCTTAA
- a CDS encoding Rieske 2Fe-2S domain-containing protein: MLQNQSKNTENSLSKVGLDSGRRDFLKTAATSAVALCSLQFAAMLSSCGDSTSANDVSTGVTETLDLTANTALNTVGGFIRRTFGNNNSGREVIVMRLSETSFGAMDVLCPHQGCNVGNPSEGKAVCPCHDSNFGTSASNFGTRLSGPAPRGLRTFATSVQGNTLTITF, from the coding sequence ATGCTACAAAATCAATCAAAGAATACAGAAAATTCTCTTTCAAAAGTTGGGCTTGACAGCGGCCGAAGGGATTTCTTAAAAACCGCCGCGACATCCGCCGTTGCCTTATGCTCGTTACAATTTGCTGCAATGCTCTCTTCATGCGGCGATTCAACGAGCGCTAATGATGTTTCAACCGGTGTTACTGAAACTTTAGACCTTACTGCAAACACTGCGTTAAACACTGTCGGCGGTTTTATACGCCGAACTTTTGGTAACAATAACAGCGGACGCGAGGTCATTGTGATGCGGCTTTCCGAAACGTCATTCGGCGCAATGGATGTGCTTTGCCCGCATCAAGGATGCAATGTGGGAAATCCTTCTGAGGGAAAAGCCGTTTGCCCTTGTCATGATTCAAACTTTGGAACAAGTGCTTCAAATTTCGGAACAAGACTCTCAGGTCCAGCACCGCGAGGATTAAGAACATTCGCCACCTCGGTACAAGGAAACACACTGACGATTACATTTTAA
- the cobC gene encoding alpha-ribazole phosphatase: MEIYLVRHTTPSVDLALCYGQTDLDLADSFESEAAAIKEKLPLVFDAVYSSPLQRCAKLAGFLTQGPVHYDARIMEISFGEWELKPWDDIGKDEIEHWAENLEHRAPPGGESLSDLFLRVNEFIDEITKMKYDRVLIVTHGGVLRSVLARVLEMPVRNIFRFKLSFGDAFLFKHSPDSQRLSIRQIK; encoded by the coding sequence ATGGAAATATATCTTGTAAGGCATACCACGCCTTCAGTCGATTTGGCTTTGTGTTATGGGCAAACCGATCTTGACTTAGCCGATTCTTTCGAAAGTGAAGCTGCAGCAATTAAAGAAAAACTCCCTTTGGTATTTGACGCCGTTTATTCAAGCCCGCTACAACGCTGTGCAAAACTCGCAGGCTTTTTAACGCAAGGCCCGGTTCATTACGACGCCCGCATTATGGAAATCAGTTTTGGTGAGTGGGAACTTAAACCGTGGGATGATATCGGCAAAGATGAAATTGAACATTGGGCTGAAAATCTTGAACACCGTGCCCCGCCCGGTGGAGAGTCGCTTTCGGATTTATTTCTTAGAGTCAATGAATTTATTGATGAAATCACGAAAATGAAATATGATCGGGTGCTTATCGTCACCCACGGCGGCGTGCTTCGCTCGGTGCTTGCTCGAGTTCTTGAAATGCCCGTCCGAAATATTTTCCGCTTTAAACTTTCCTTTGGAGATGCTTTTCTCTTTAAGCATTCACCCGATAGCCAAAGGCTTTCTATTCGCCAAATCAAATGA
- a CDS encoding DUF4835 family protein, whose translation MNQFFPQFSQFLKCFTKRLIAILAFLVFGSTGVVFGQEIQCDVKINVDQLPSDARKRIENFRQVVMDYINTFRWTNLTEFQTPEDRIQVRIEFQFTAADINASPPRYSAQVAFSSSRPIYRSLRFASIIRLFDTDLDFLYDDRQGNLIHNDLIFNPLPSFLDYYAYIIIGYDQDTFEKFGGTVHYERARRILQLAQANNTSPRGWRLSDGGGINRQNLVDELLDPRFNAAREAFYDYHYNALDEFHGDPIAARRKVADAVNAVVDTELRFPRSMFVRRFFDSKFLEIGEIFRTSDQQLRREVYESVIKADPSRRQKYEEMLIQGK comes from the coding sequence ATGAATCAATTCTTTCCGCAATTTTCTCAATTTCTCAAATGCTTCACGAAGCGCCTTATTGCGATATTGGCTTTTCTTGTTTTTGGCTCAACGGGAGTGGTTTTTGGTCAAGAAATTCAGTGCGATGTCAAAATCAATGTCGATCAATTGCCATCAGACGCAAGGAAAAGGATCGAAAACTTCCGGCAAGTTGTGATGGATTACATCAATACTTTTCGTTGGACGAACCTCACTGAATTTCAAACCCCTGAAGATCGAATTCAAGTTCGAATTGAATTTCAATTCACCGCTGCGGATATCAATGCCTCACCACCGCGATATTCGGCTCAGGTTGCATTTAGCAGCAGTCGCCCGATATACCGTTCACTCCGTTTTGCTTCGATTATTCGTTTGTTTGATACCGATCTTGATTTTCTTTATGACGACCGGCAAGGAAACCTGATTCATAACGATCTGATTTTCAATCCGCTTCCAAGTTTTCTTGATTATTATGCCTACATCATTATCGGGTACGATCAAGATACATTTGAAAAATTTGGAGGCACGGTTCATTATGAACGCGCAAGACGAATTTTACAATTGGCACAAGCCAATAATACTTCGCCGAGGGGCTGGCGACTAAGCGACGGCGGCGGAATCAACCGGCAAAATCTTGTAGATGAGCTTTTAGACCCTCGATTTAACGCCGCACGCGAAGCTTTTTACGATTATCATTACAATGCGCTTGATGAATTTCACGGCGATCCTATAGCGGCACGCCGCAAAGTTGCCGATGCAGTCAATGCGGTTGTTGATACTGAACTCCGCTTCCCACGCTCAATGTTTGTTCGCCGTTTTTTTGATTCAAAATTTCTTGAGATTGGTGAAATTTTCCGAACCAGCGATCAACAGCTTCGACGTGAAGTATATGAATCGGTCATTAAAGCCGATCCATCAAGGCGACAGAAGTATGAAGAAATGTTGATTCAAGGCAAGTAG
- a CDS encoding redoxin family protein, producing the protein MIQRLLLTFIFLSAILFAGRSSAQGLKRGDRLPDAGFTVLNGASFNTQSLKGKSGVLVIFVSTQCPVSNAYNARYNGLYQLTRDANIGFFVIYPNVTESATEIDLHAKEKGFRFSVVRDNNAGIAKQFGATVTPEAFLFDASLKLIYRGRIDDNQREDRVTQKNLEEAIAALLSGSAPLIPVTPARGCVIKTTPDDF; encoded by the coding sequence ATGATTCAACGATTACTTCTAACCTTCATTTTCCTTTCTGCGATTCTCTTTGCGGGAAGAAGTTCAGCGCAAGGATTAAAGCGGGGCGATCGTTTACCGGATGCCGGATTTACGGTCTTGAATGGTGCGTCATTTAATACGCAATCTTTGAAAGGAAAATCCGGTGTATTGGTCATATTTGTTTCAACCCAATGTCCGGTTTCAAATGCTTATAATGCGCGATACAACGGGCTTTATCAGCTCACACGTGATGCCAACATCGGATTTTTTGTTATTTACCCGAATGTGACAGAAAGTGCGACGGAAATTGATTTGCATGCAAAAGAAAAAGGATTTCGCTTTTCTGTCGTTCGTGATAATAATGCTGGGATTGCCAAGCAATTTGGCGCGACAGTCACGCCTGAAGCATTTTTATTCGATGCTTCTTTGAAACTCATCTATCGAGGGCGAATTGATGATAATCAACGTGAAGACCGTGTCACTCAAAAAAATCTTGAAGAAGCAATTGCTGCACTTTTATCCGGAAGCGCACCGCTCATTCCTGTTACACCTGCACGAGGCTGCGTGATTAAAACCACTCCAGACGATTTTTAA
- the guaA gene encoding glutamine-hydrolyzing GMP synthase, whose amino-acid sequence MNKVLILDFGSQYTQLIARRTRELGVYSEIMPYHTGLNKIREFAPKAIILSGGPASVYERFAPLPDKALFTMQIPILGICYGLQAIAQHFKGKVQSAKKREFGRAIMRVTKPSLLLKGIGESAVWMSHGDKVSVLPPEFIITAESENSEFCVLENHERKCYGLQFHPEVQHTEQGKAILANFLFEISGIEPDWSMSGFIDSEIERIQSIAGKEKVICALSGGVDSTVAATLVSKAIGKNLKCVFVDNGLLRKNEASEVKKLLKSLGLNLKTVDASALFLKRLKGVTSPEEKRKRIGKAFIDVFESEIKSERFLVQGTLYPDVIESVSVKGPSQTIKSHHNVGGLPKRMKLKLIEPLRELFKDEVRAVGKALDIPSEILGRHPFPGPGLAVRVLGSVTKERCDVLREADHIFISELKSAGLYHQVWQAFVVLLPVNSVGVMGDNRTYENAVALRAVSSTDGMTADWSPLPNDFLAKVSNRIINEVRGINRVTYDISSKPPATIEWE is encoded by the coding sequence ATGAATAAGGTTTTGATTCTCGACTTTGGTTCTCAATATACTCAGCTCATTGCCCGACGTACACGAGAGCTTGGGGTATATTCTGAAATTATGCCTTATCACACTGGGCTGAATAAGATTCGAGAATTTGCTCCAAAAGCTATTATTTTATCTGGCGGTCCGGCAAGTGTTTATGAGCGATTTGCTCCCTTACCCGACAAAGCCCTTTTTACAATGCAAATTCCAATACTTGGCATTTGCTATGGCCTGCAAGCCATTGCTCAACACTTTAAGGGAAAAGTTCAATCAGCAAAAAAGCGAGAGTTTGGGCGAGCCATAATGCGGGTCACGAAGCCCTCTTTGCTCTTGAAAGGCATCGGCGAAAGTGCTGTGTGGATGTCTCACGGTGATAAAGTATCAGTATTACCTCCCGAATTTATCATTACCGCTGAAAGTGAGAATTCCGAATTTTGTGTGTTGGAGAATCATGAGCGAAAGTGCTATGGTTTGCAATTTCATCCGGAAGTTCAACATACGGAACAAGGGAAGGCGATTCTTGCAAATTTTCTGTTTGAAATTTCGGGAATTGAACCCGATTGGTCAATGTCCGGTTTTATCGATTCTGAAATTGAACGAATTCAGTCTATTGCCGGAAAAGAGAAGGTTATTTGTGCGCTTTCGGGTGGGGTTGATTCAACTGTTGCGGCAACACTCGTCAGCAAAGCTATCGGTAAAAACCTTAAGTGCGTTTTTGTTGACAATGGACTCCTGCGGAAAAATGAAGCCAGTGAGGTGAAGAAACTTTTGAAATCGCTTGGGTTGAATCTCAAAACAGTAGATGCCTCTGCACTCTTTTTGAAACGCCTTAAAGGTGTGACTTCGCCGGAGGAGAAACGCAAGCGGATTGGGAAAGCTTTTATCGATGTTTTTGAATCAGAAATAAAATCCGAGAGGTTTTTGGTACAAGGCACTTTATACCCTGATGTTATTGAAAGCGTGAGTGTTAAAGGGCCATCCCAAACCATCAAATCGCATCACAATGTAGGCGGTTTGCCAAAGCGAATGAAACTTAAACTGATAGAGCCGCTTCGTGAGCTATTTAAGGATGAAGTTCGTGCGGTGGGAAAAGCATTAGACATCCCTTCTGAAATTCTAGGAAGGCATCCGTTTCCGGGTCCCGGGCTCGCGGTTCGAGTGCTTGGGAGTGTAACGAAGGAGCGATGCGATGTGCTCAGAGAGGCCGATCATATTTTTATCAGCGAATTGAAATCAGCCGGTCTTTATCATCAAGTTTGGCAAGCCTTTGTTGTCCTTCTTCCGGTAAACTCGGTAGGCGTAATGGGCGATAACCGAACTTATGAAAATGCCGTTGCTTTAAGGGCAGTTTCTTCAACCGATGGAATGACGGCTGATTGGTCGCCCCTTCCAAATGATTTTTTAGCGAAGGTTTCAAATCGAATTATTAATGAGGTTCGCGGAATAAATCGCGTAACTTACGACATCAGCTCTAAGCCACCGGCAACAATTGAGTGGGAGTAG